AATTGAGAATCAATATTTTTGGTTAATGATTTAAAAGACAAGTTCAAGTATTGCAACTTACCAAAATCACCAATAGAAGGCAAAAGACAAGACAACTAGTTCTTACTGAAATTCAAACTGTTGAGCCCATTAATCCCTCCACAGCATCCGATTGACTCATAAGGAATGTTTGTCAAAGAATTTTGGAGAAATCAAGGGACCCGAAGTATGAAATTACACAAATCAGGTAGAAAATCAGAGTTAGAGGGTTTCAGAAATGGTCCCAAACTTTAAAGTTCAATTACAAAACAATCCCCATCTCAAAATATTGTACTCTCCTATAGGCAAGGGTATGAAAAAGTGGTTACAAAATCTATTGTAACCAGCTTGGTTACAAACAGTTTTACCCTTAAATTAAACAGAAAGAAAATGCGTAAAGTATTTGGTTCGTAGTGATAgcgtcttcttctttgtttttttttttttttgtgatgaaagtgtaatcatataaaccacacatcaatcccaaaaagttaatcgacttttaggaccgtggaatggcagATGTGATAGCATCCTTTTTGAGCAATGGCTTTCTCGCTCTATTTGAAATCTAAAGGAGAATGGATTCTGAACCATGAGCGGATAGTACGTTAGCACCCCTTTTATCTCATTCTCACATGAATTGACATTGCTACCCTTTTATATGTAACCCATTCCACCGTATTTCGTTGGTGGGCTTCTCTTGCTCGCtcaagaaccctctcccaaactATCTAAAATAAGTCAGTGGATTAtggaatacaaaaaaaaaggggataatAATCGTGCCCTTATTTTGAAATTATCATTGAGACTACTAACTGAGCCCCAGTCTCTCTGGGCTCAACTGCTTAAGGGCAAATATTTCCCCAATCATTCCGTTCTCAACCCTACAAAACCACTTAGACCAGGCTCatggacttggaatagtattCGTATTGTTCTCCCAACCTTTCGGAAAATGGTTCGCTGGCAGATTGGGTCTGGTTCCACAACCAACATATGGGATGACCCATGGATCCCATCATCCACCTTTACTACCTTAAACCAAGTGGTACCATGGAATCCACTCTTTACCAATGTTAATGAACTTTTATCCAATAGATCTTGGAATGTACCCTTGCTGCACTCAATCCTACCTTCCTCCATTGTGTCCAGCATTACCTCTATCCCACTTTCCATTCACCCCTTCCGTGACCACATCTTCTCACCTGCCTCAAAGACAGGGAAACTGACAACCAAACACATAGCCTTTGTCCTAAAATCTCCTTGTTCTGATAATCTTCAGGTTCCACAGCTCTCCCTTTGGAAACGAATTTGGGAATTGAAGATCCCACCACGATTCCAACTCTTCTTGTGAAAATTACTTCACGATGGTATCCCCACCAAGTCTAAACTGTTTTTCACAAATTATACAAATCCCTTGTGTCCACTTTGTAATTTGACACATGAAACTCCTTGGCACCTGTTTTGGTCTTGTGATTTTAGTAAAAAAATCTGGGCTGCTACCCCTCTGGGCATCAGGACAGAAAATCTTGTGGGAGACACTTTTTGTGAGGCTATAACAATTTGGTAACAATGGGGGCTACCTCAAAAGCCCATATTCACACTATACTCAGTATGCTGGCTCTCACCTTTTACTTCATTTGGACACATCGTAATCAGGTGGTTTTTCAAGGCAAAAAATCAAATCCATATATGGTGCTAAATAATATTCTTCGATGGGTGTCTGACCTCAAATTACTCTCCTTTGAGGACTTCAATGAACCGTCCCCCCATTGTTCTCCACTTTCCTCTCCGTTGACAAGGCTCTCTTGTCTGAGCCTATTTTCAAATGAGACTTGTCACATGGTTTCGGATGGCAGCTACTGCCCCTCAACTTCTTATGGGGGCTGGGTGTACTTGACTATCAATAACAAAAACTTTGTGGCCTCCTCTATGAATCATGGCTGTGTAGGAACCGCGTAAGAAGCAGAATTGCGAGGGATACAAGAAGGACTCCAGAAAGCACTTCCACTGGCAGGACAACAACTGACTGTGTGGACGGATTCGCAGGAGATCGCGGATTGGATCACCAGCCCAGAGAAACACCCTTGGCCATTTTAGTTTTATACTTGGTTATATGATATTTCTCAGCTACTTATTAATTTTGGGTCTGTAATATTTCTCAAACAACATAGAATTTACATTGAACCTGTGGATAGGATGGCTAGATTTGCTAGGGTGAATTTGGTTTCTTCAGATTGTATGGAGGACAATGCTTCGAGTCTGTTTTAATTAATAGTGCTtcttcaccccaaaaaaaaaagaaaaaagaaaaagaaacaagaattaaaaaagaaggggatataTGTAAAATACGCTTAAACGTAAGGGGTATGGATGcaaaaccacccccccccccccaaaaaaaaagaagaagaaaaaaggcaaaaagaacaaaaaaaaaaactcatcagATATTTATCTCGAGATTGGAGCGACGAAAAAACCCTAGCTTACTCCATACGGGAGCGCGACCGTGTGTTGGTGATATCTTTTCCAGCCTCTGCCTGCCTCAAACCTTGAGGAGCTCTGCAACTAGGAGAGCGGCTCTGATTGGGTGCCGAGGAGGGATCTAACGAGTAAAGGAAGCTCTTATAGGGTTTCATATCCGGCGTAGCAGCACTAGCAGGTATAcgtttcccttctctctctctctctctctctctgattggTGATAGAATTGTCTGAATTAATGTCATGGCCTTGAAATTCTTTTAGATGGATATGAGGATATGTTGATAGTCATCGTGTTAAAGATCTGCAGCTCTCTTATATGCTACCTCGAGTTTATCAAGTGTTTTCCTTTTGCCGTCGGTCTTCTGCTTAATTATTCGAGACAAAGAGACTTCATATATTTGTTTATATGGCTTTTCCTTTTcagtaaaattaaaaaaaaaaagagatggtttTCTGCCATGTGTAATGGGTACAAAAGCATATACCGTATTAACTTCATGTAGATCTGCAAATTCAGTTTTCATGAGACTATCCGAGAAGTCTGAGATTTCACCGTAGAAACCATTTAGTGGTATTGCTTTGGAATCCTTATTCAAGTTATTTTGGCTGAGTTATTGTTGATCTCCATGGATTTAAATACCTCACGTCACTGTAAACAAATTCCTGTATTGTTCTGAAACCTGATATCCTTATAGAAATAAGATGAATGAGCTGATATCACTTGAGTTTTCGATAACATTTAAGCCGTCATGATGTAACATAAAACTAAAATAAGCTCTGTGCTGGAAATCCTGAACTGACCCCATCTCCTTTTTCCCGTCAAGTGTTTTATGAGCAGTCTAGatggggtgatgccattctgCTTGTTTCCAATGCATTCTTAAATTGCTCCAACTTGCTGTTTCATGATACGTACGATCAATTTCTCTGTACTTTTCAGGGTTTCAGGATTTGGAATTCGAATGGGAACGGTCAGATTGGCTGATCCATGCTgggtttctagggtttaggccaATTCCGGCTGAATTGGAATTGGCGTCTAGACCTAATCTAGATCCCAATTCCGAGTTTAATAACCTTGGTGCCTTTGCTACTTGATATAGTTGTGTTTAGGAATCTATAAATTACATCCAAAAGCATCTGATTGGCACTAGTTTTGGTGCTTACTTTCACAGCTTTGACACTACTACTTCTAAAGGAGATGACAGCTAATTTATTCCTCGAGTAAATTACTAAGAACTCCCCTATTCTATGCCTTAATTACAGTCTGTACCCCTGATCTCACAGAAATTACACTGATCCCCATTCTGGGTGACAACaaattactcagacctccccaTTCTATATTTCTGAAGCTTCAATTGTGAAGCTAAAGAGGCTCTAAAATTGAATTGCAGTGTTTGCAAGTATATTAGTTACACTCATTATTCAcgtaacaatggaaggtgaaGTTTCCGAAAATCACATGATAAATCTGAGTCAtctatttttacatttttttaatttaaatctaAACCGTCTGTTTCCACTTAGAGTGAGAGTGCACAGTAATGCCTAAAGTAttggtacacatgcatggacatacacccAATGTGTGCCAATACAAAATGGagtatttttattgaattagaTTCTGGAATTCGACATGTGGCTCATCTCGATCATGTTCTTTCTATCCGACGGCCGGAATGGATATATTATATAACATCTATCCACATGGCAGATTGCGGTGGCATTTGAAAAAATTACAGATTTTTTGATAATTGTAATTCACcttaaaaaagggggagagggtaaaaaaggaGTGTGAGTAGCATTGCTACATTGATAACCTTGAATGGATTAATGTTCTTGATGCTGATTGATACAAAGCtattcatcattttcttttaccATATCCAACCCAAGTTTTGGATTATTCTATGAACTATGATTATAGAGGATGGTTTGAAAATCTGAAAAAGAGAAGTGCATATTAAATTAGGCTTTCAAAGTTTCATGTCAAGTGGTATTGCTAGGACCAATgctttccctttaatttttatttattgagatgTTTGAATTTTTCCTATGCTCTATCCTGTTAAACCAGAGGCATGGTTCAAAAATATCTGTTGAATCATTGCAACgaataaatgataaaaaaacaGTGAACCAAGTGTGAATAGCTGCTAAAATTTGATAGTGGTTCTACAATACCTTCCCAGTTCTTAATGTGATTCTCAGGATCTTCCATTTATTCACTGGAATGCAGACTTCAGTGCATAATTTGAATTATTACACTCAGTAATTCTTTTTGtagattgattttattttgttttttcaggTTGCTGTATTGATTTCGTTGCTTTCATATCCCTTAAAATGGCTGATGGACAAGAAACTGACAAGAACATTGAGATATGGAAGGTCAAGAAATTGATCAAGGCACTTGAATCTGCCAGAGGCAATGGTACCAGCATGATCTCACTGATCATGCCTCCACGTGATCAGATTTCTCGTGTCACTAAGATGTTAGGCGATGAATTTGGAACTGCTTCAAACATCAAAAGTAGGGTTAACCGTCAGTCAGTGCTGGGTGCTATTACATCGGCCCAGCAGAGGCTGAAGCTTTACAATAAGGTCCCTACTAATGGATTGGTACTGTATACTGGAACCATTGTAACAGAGGatgggaaggaaaagaaggtgaCTATTGACTTCGAACCTTTCAAACCTATCAATGCATCACTTTATCTCTGTGATAACAAGTTCCATACAGAGGCTCTAAATGAACTCTTAGAATCTGATGATAAATTTGGCTTTATTGTCATGGATGGAAATGGGACTCTTTTTGGGACATTAAGTGGAAACACGCGCGAGGTGCTTCATAAATTTACAGTTGATCTTCCAAAGAAGCACGGAAGGGGAGGGCAATCTGCTCTTCGGTTTGCCCGTCTTCGAATGGAGAAACGTCACAATTATGTGAGGAAAACAGCGGAGCTTGCAACACAATTTTTCATCAATCCTGCCACAAGTCAACCTAATGTTGCTGGATTAATACTTGCTGGATCAGCTGATTTTAAAACAGAGCTAAGCCAGTCAGATATGTTTGATCCCCGTCTCCAGGCCAAGATCCTGAATGTTGTTGATGTTTCTTATGGCGGGGAGAATGGTTTCAATCAAGCCATTGAACTTTCTGCGGAGATTCTATCAAACGTGAAGTTCATACAAGAGAAGAAACTGATTGGGAAGTATTTTGAGGAGATAAGCCAGGACACGGGGAAGTATGTCTTTGGTGTGGATGATACCCTGAAGGCTCTGGAGATGGGTGCTGTTGAGACACTTATTGTGTGGGAAAACCTGGACATTAACAGGTATACACTGAAGAATAGCAGTACAGGTGAAATTATTATAAAGCATTTGAACAAAGATCAAGAGGCTGATCAGAGCAACTACCGGGATTCTGCCACTAGTTCGGAATTGGAGGTTCAGGAGAAGGTTTCTCTGCTTGAGTGGTTTGCTAATGAGTACAAAAACTTTGGCTGCACTCTAGAATTTGTCACTAATAAATCCCAAGAAGGCTCCCAGTTCTGCAGAGGTTTTGGTGGCATTGGTGGCATGCTCCGCTACCAGCTTGATATCCGGTCCTTCGATGAGGTTTCTGATGACGGAGAAGTTTACGAGGATTCTGACTAGCAATCAATCAAACCTTATTTAAAGCCTGGTGCAGAAGGTTGTGCAAAAGTGCCTGCACTGGGTGGGCGTGTTATTCGCTCGttactgctgctgctcctgctcTGGTCAATTTTTTGAGAGGGTTCGTGGTTATCAAGGTTCGCTGCTCATCCTTTCCCTCTTGTGTATGTAGTTATTACAGATTTATTATATCAATTCTCATGCTGCCTAAAAATTCCATGGCTTTCAAATGAGAGATTTTCTTCCATTTAACCCTCTTATTGTACTAGGATATCCTTCTTGCATTTGGAATGTAAGGAACTTGAGTGATTTTGTAGGGGTTTGGTGGAGCAGCTGGATGGAATTACTGAAGGACGGTAGCTTCTTTCTTGGCTGTAGGAAATAGTACAAAAAGCATGCTTTTGATTTTTCTGGCAACTTGGTTGTTGGTGGGGATCGTAATGACTCAGCAGATACATGCATTGACCTTTCAAAATCTTATTTTTGAATTGACTGGTTATGGAATATCTGCGATTTGAACTATGGCTCTGTAGCAGAAGAGTCTCTagctctttattttatttttcttaagctGATGCCCCTGGTGTTGTCCTGTCTCGGGGAAGTCCTGTTAAATCTCATATTGTTCAGTCTTAACTGTTTTACTTAGTTATTAGTTCATAAGCTAGAAACCAAGTTTGATGAGGCCTGTGTTTGATGAACCATTGCCCAATACTACACCATTTggtgattttgaatttttaacgTATGCACTTTATAAACAATTGCCAATGAAGTGATGAAAGTGTATGCCGGACGATTTTTGTCGCCTGGATTTGGAGTCGTTTCAACAATTTGATATTGAAATTAACTGTTTTTTCCCCAGTACTTTTGCTTTAATTAAACTTTCCTCCTTTggacttttaattattatacTCGGACCCTTCTGGTTGACGGTTATTCTGCCGACTGCTGTTAGTCGTAGTTTGGAAAAGATAAGATTATTTTATCCTTGTCTGATGTTAGTTATAGTTTGGTTAACATAAAAAGAGGGACCCACTGCTTCTTCAACCACTGTTGCACCCCATCACACCCTCCACTGTGCTGCCCACTGCCCCATCATCGCTGCAACCTTCGGCAACGCCATTGCTTTCCTTCTGCTGGGATGATGACTGATGATAGGTCTACGGTCTACCCCCAAGTTGTTGAAGTGGTTTGCTCTTATCACCCGCCCCACCCCCTCTGCAATCCTgcccctttcctgcaactccgccTCCAGTCAATCCCTCGTTTCAGTCCGCATAAATTCAATATACTCTCCTTCCTAAACGTTATTACATAACACAAACTGTAATACTATTTCCCCACGAATAGGTTTCACAAGGTCATTACTCGTTACCAGATCTGCCGACATTGGTGAATCTGTTTGACAAGGTCATTACCAGATCTGCCAGCACTAGATGTCAGCCAAAACTGTTCAATTACTCGGCTCTGATGAATGGGTTCTGTAAGGAAGGGAGAATACAAGAAGTTACAGAGGTTTTCTATGAGATTAGAAGCTCTGGTTTGGAACCTGATGCTCTGTAGGCTATACTACTATAATATAAATGGCTTGCAAGAACTTTAATTAAATGAACTTGATCCGTCCATTCTACTTTTATTATTCGGGTCCCATTGATCATTTCTACTGCCCTTGTAGTTATGTCATGTT
The sequence above is a segment of the Telopea speciosissima isolate NSW1024214 ecotype Mountain lineage chromosome 7, Tspe_v1, whole genome shotgun sequence genome. Coding sequences within it:
- the LOC122667755 gene encoding eukaryotic peptide chain release factor subunit 1-2, encoding MADGQETDKNIEIWKVKKLIKALESARGNGTSMISLIMPPRDQISRVTKMLGDEFGTASNIKSRVNRQSVLGAITSAQQRLKLYNKVPTNGLVLYTGTIVTEDGKEKKVTIDFEPFKPINASLYLCDNKFHTEALNELLESDDKFGFIVMDGNGTLFGTLSGNTREVLHKFTVDLPKKHGRGGQSALRFARLRMEKRHNYVRKTAELATQFFINPATSQPNVAGLILAGSADFKTELSQSDMFDPRLQAKILNVVDVSYGGENGFNQAIELSAEILSNVKFIQEKKLIGKYFEEISQDTGKYVFGVDDTLKALEMGAVETLIVWENLDINRYTLKNSSTGEIIIKHLNKDQEADQSNYRDSATSSELEVQEKVSLLEWFANEYKNFGCTLEFVTNKSQEGSQFCRGFGGIGGMLRYQLDIRSFDEVSDDGEVYEDSD